In Streptococcus parasuis, the following proteins share a genomic window:
- a CDS encoding ABC transporter ATP-binding protein — MTKDYVIEMRNITKIFGEFVANDHINLNVRRGEIHALLGENGAGKSTLMNMLAGLLEPTSGEIVINGKEVKIDSPSKAAHLGIGMVHQHFMLVDAFTVAENIILGSETTKAGVIDLKKAIAEIKELSARYGLEVDPTAKVADISVGAQQRVEILKTLYRGADLLIFDEPTAVLTPAEIAELLKIMKTLVSEGKSIILITHKLDEIRAVADSVTVIRRGKSIQTVAVEGATNQDLAEWMVGRSVSFKTEKIESHPKEVVLSIKDLVVNENRGIPAVKGLSLDVRAGEIVGIAGIDGNGQSELIQAITGLRKVKSGSITIKGEEVVGKSPRKITEMQVSHVPEDRHRDGLVLPLTVAENIALQTYYKEPNSKNGILNYTAINEKARQLMQEFDVRGASELVPAKALSGGNQQKAIIAREIDRNPDLLIVSQPTRGLDVGAIEYIRKRLIAERDKGKAVLVVSFELDEILDVSDRIAVIHDGVIHGIVDPAKTNKQELGVLMAGGHIEEGEVHA, encoded by the coding sequence ATGACTAAGGATTATGTCATTGAGATGCGTAATATCACCAAAATATTTGGTGAGTTTGTTGCCAACGACCATATTAATTTGAATGTCAGACGTGGAGAAATTCACGCCCTTTTGGGTGAAAATGGTGCGGGTAAATCGACACTTATGAATATGCTTGCAGGCTTATTGGAGCCTACAAGCGGTGAGATTGTCATTAATGGTAAGGAAGTGAAAATTGATTCCCCTTCCAAAGCTGCACACTTGGGTATCGGGATGGTTCATCAACACTTTATGTTAGTGGATGCCTTTACTGTTGCTGAAAATATTATTTTAGGTAGTGAAACTACTAAAGCCGGTGTTATTGACCTTAAGAAGGCTATTGCAGAAATTAAAGAACTCTCTGCTCGCTACGGTCTTGAAGTAGATCCGACTGCAAAAGTTGCGGATATTTCTGTAGGGGCACAACAACGTGTGGAAATTTTAAAAACACTGTATCGTGGTGCAGACTTACTAATCTTTGATGAACCAACTGCTGTACTTACTCCGGCAGAGATTGCAGAGCTATTGAAGATTATGAAGACCTTAGTCTCAGAAGGCAAATCAATTATTTTGATTACGCATAAATTGGATGAAATTCGTGCTGTTGCAGATAGTGTAACGGTTATTCGACGTGGTAAATCGATTCAAACTGTGGCAGTTGAAGGAGCAACTAACCAAGATTTGGCTGAATGGATGGTTGGGCGTTCTGTTTCTTTCAAAACAGAGAAAATTGAATCCCATCCAAAAGAAGTTGTTCTTTCTATTAAAGATTTGGTAGTCAATGAAAACCGCGGTATCCCAGCAGTGAAAGGTCTATCTCTTGACGTACGTGCAGGGGAAATAGTGGGTATTGCAGGTATTGATGGCAATGGACAAAGTGAATTGATTCAAGCAATTACTGGACTTCGCAAAGTGAAATCTGGTTCTATCACGATTAAAGGTGAGGAAGTGGTTGGTAAATCACCACGTAAGATTACTGAGATGCAGGTGAGTCACGTTCCTGAAGATCGTCACCGTGATGGTTTAGTGCTTCCGTTGACCGTTGCTGAAAATATTGCTCTACAAACTTACTATAAAGAACCAAATTCTAAAAATGGTATTTTGAATTACACAGCGATTAATGAAAAGGCCCGTCAATTGATGCAAGAATTTGATGTGCGTGGTGCAAGTGAATTAGTTCCAGCAAAAGCTCTTTCAGGTGGTAACCAACAAAAAGCGATCATTGCAAGGGAAATCGATCGCAATCCTGATTTATTGATTGTCAGTCAACCAACACGTGGTTTGGATGTTGGCGCCATTGAATATATTCGTAAACGTCTTATTGCTGAACGGGATAAGGGGAAAGCAGTATTGGTTGTCAGCTTCGAATTGGATGAAATTTTGGATGTATCAGACCGTATTGCTGTCATCCACGATGGTGTCATTCATGGTATTGTTGATCCTGCTAAGACAAACAAACAAGAATTGGGTGTCTTGATGGCTGGTGGTCATATCGAGGAGGGAGAAGTACATGCTTAA
- a CDS encoding ABC transporter permease — protein sequence MLKKYQTILFPLLAAISGLVLGAIIMFIFGYDPIWGYEELFYSAFGNIKSIGEIFRAMAPLIFTALGFAVASRAGFFNVGLSGQAYVGWVFAGWFALLNPDLPRPVLILGTVVIAMVAGGIAGAIPGILRAYLGTSEVIVTIMMNYIILYSCNYIIRDVFSENLMKNTDSTINVSANASYQTEWLRALTNNSRMNIGIFFAIIAVIVIWFLMTKTTLGFEIRSVGLNPTASNYAGMSAKQTIILSMVISGALAGLGGAIQGLGTFQNVYIQSGNLDIGFNGMSVALLASNSPLGIPFAAFLFGTLSVGAPGMVRAQIPPELINVVTASIIFFIGVKYIFELLLNSKKVAKGAK from the coding sequence ATGCTTAAGAAATATCAAACAATACTATTCCCATTGCTAGCAGCAATCAGTGGCTTAGTGCTTGGGGCAATCATCATGTTCATTTTTGGCTATGATCCAATTTGGGGATATGAGGAATTATTCTACTCTGCTTTTGGGAACATCAAATCAATCGGTGAGATTTTCCGGGCAATGGCTCCTTTAATCTTTACTGCGTTAGGATTCGCAGTCGCAAGTCGAGCAGGTTTCTTCAACGTTGGTTTGTCTGGTCAAGCCTATGTCGGCTGGGTCTTTGCAGGTTGGTTTGCATTGTTAAATCCTGATTTACCACGACCAGTTTTGATTTTGGGAACGGTTGTGATAGCGATGGTAGCAGGTGGTATTGCTGGCGCAATTCCTGGTATCCTTCGTGCCTATCTCGGAACGAGTGAAGTTATTGTTACGATTATGATGAACTACATCATTCTCTATTCATGTAACTATATCATTCGTGATGTATTTTCAGAAAATTTGATGAAAAATACAGATTCTACAATTAACGTTTCTGCTAACGCCTCTTATCAAACAGAATGGTTGCGAGCTCTAACGAACAACTCACGGATGAATATTGGTATTTTCTTTGCCATTATTGCTGTCATAGTTATTTGGTTCTTAATGACAAAGACAACGCTTGGTTTTGAAATTCGTTCAGTAGGTCTTAACCCTACTGCATCTAACTACGCTGGTATGTCAGCTAAACAAACAATCATTCTATCAATGGTTATTTCCGGTGCTTTAGCTGGACTTGGTGGTGCAATCCAAGGGTTGGGAACTTTCCAAAACGTTTATATTCAAAGTGGTAATTTAGATATTGGATTCAATGGTATGTCAGTTGCCTTACTGGCTTCGAACTCACCACTGGGAATTCCTTTTGCAGCCTTCTTATTTGGTACACTTTCTGTAGGTGCACCTGGTATGGTTCGTGCACAAATTCCACCAGAATTGATAAACGTTGTTACAGCGTCCATTATTTTCTTCATTGGTGTGAAGTATATCTTTGAACTATTGTTGAATTCAAAAAAAGTAGCGAAAGGAGCTAAGTAA
- a CDS encoding ABC transporter permease, whose translation MNLSILTLLISQMLIYSAPLIFTSLGGVFSERSGIVNVGLEGIMVIGAFAGVVFNIEFAETFGKATPFLAIIVGGLAGVVFAAIHAMATINFRADHVVSGTVLNLLAPALGVFLVKVLYNKGQTDSIRESFGKFSFPVLADIPVIGDLFFKNTSLMGYVAILTAFASWFVLYKTKFGLRLRSVGEHPQAADTLGINVYAMRYAGVLIAGFLGGVGGAVSAQSVNINFSATTIVGSGFIALAAVIFGKWNPIGAMLASLFFGLSQSLAVIGSQLPGLKDIPSVYLQIAPYLITVIALSAFFGQAVAPKADGVNYIKSK comes from the coding sequence ATGAACTTATCTATTTTAACCCTACTCATTTCGCAAATGCTCATTTATTCAGCACCATTGATTTTCACAAGTCTTGGAGGCGTATTCTCTGAGCGAAGTGGTATCGTAAACGTTGGTTTGGAAGGAATCATGGTTATTGGTGCCTTTGCTGGTGTTGTTTTCAACATTGAATTTGCTGAAACTTTTGGTAAAGCTACACCATTTTTAGCGATCATCGTTGGTGGTTTGGCTGGTGTCGTCTTTGCTGCTATCCATGCGATGGCCACTATTAACTTTAGAGCGGATCACGTGGTTTCTGGTACCGTATTGAACTTACTAGCACCTGCACTCGGAGTTTTCCTTGTTAAGGTCTTATATAATAAAGGACAAACTGATAGTATTCGTGAGTCTTTTGGTAAGTTCTCTTTCCCAGTATTGGCAGATATTCCTGTTATTGGTGATTTATTCTTTAAAAATACAAGTTTGATGGGTTATGTCGCTATCCTGACAGCATTTGCTTCTTGGTTTGTTTTGTATAAAACAAAATTTGGTTTGCGCCTTCGCTCTGTTGGTGAACACCCTCAAGCAGCTGATACCCTTGGTATCAATGTATACGCAATGCGTTATGCAGGTGTACTGATTGCAGGTTTCCTAGGCGGTGTTGGTGGTGCTGTAAGTGCCCAATCTGTTAATATCAACTTCTCGGCGACTACGATTGTTGGTTCTGGTTTCATTGCCTTGGCGGCAGTGATCTTCGGTAAATGGAACCCAATTGGTGCAATGCTTGCTAGTCTATTCTTCGGACTATCACAAAGTCTTGCGGTTATTGGTAGCCAATTGCCTGGTTTGAAAGATATTCCATCAGTATATCTCCAAATCGCTCCTTACTTGATTACAGTCATTGCACTTTCTGCCTTCTTTGGACAAGCAGTAGCGCCAAAAGCAGATGGTGTTAACTACATAAAATCTAAATAA
- a CDS encoding dihydrofolate reductase family protein encodes MRRLVLNIAMSLDGFIARKDGSYNWIEGHGTNQYDTALQFDNPSFFQKCDTVIMGRKSLDDCPLEMIEGYQEKQFLVASHADKSDYENVRFVKDILSEIERLRNDEGGDIWLFGGASLVQECLKAGVIDHFIIGIIPTILGDGIPLFQQLPEEQKLTLVESTVTDGIAMLRYDRRN; translated from the coding sequence ATGAGAAGATTAGTATTAAATATTGCGATGAGTCTGGATGGTTTTATTGCTAGAAAAGATGGAAGTTATAATTGGATTGAAGGACATGGTACAAATCAATATGATACCGCCTTGCAGTTTGACAATCCTTCATTTTTTCAGAAATGTGATACTGTTATTATGGGTCGTAAATCTTTAGATGATTGCCCCTTAGAGATGATTGAGGGCTATCAAGAGAAGCAATTTCTCGTGGCTAGCCATGCTGACAAATCAGACTATGAAAATGTTCGTTTTGTCAAAGACATTCTTTCCGAAATTGAGCGCTTACGAAATGATGAAGGGGGAGATATCTGGTTGTTTGGTGGTGCATCCCTTGTTCAAGAATGCTTGAAAGCTGGGGTCATTGATCATTTTATCATCGGCATCATCCCTACCATTTTAGGAGATGGAATTCCCTTATTCCAACAATTGCCTGAGGAACAAAAATTAACATTAGTTGAATCAACTGTAACTGATGGAATTGCGATGTTGAGATATGATCGAAGAAACTAA
- a CDS encoding L-lactate dehydrogenase produces MTATKQHKKVILVGDGAVGSAYAYALVNQGIGQELGIVDINKDRTQGDAEDLSHALAFTSPKKIYSADYSDAHDADLVVLTAGLPQKPGETRLELVEKNLRINQQIVSEIVKSGFNGIFLVAANPVDVLTYSTWKFSGFPKERVIGSGTSLDSARFRQALAEKIGIDARSVHAYIMGEHGDSEFAVWSHANVAGVKLYDWLQDNRDIDEQGLVDLFVSVRDAAYSIINKKGATYYGIGAALARITKAIFDDENAVLPLSVYQAGQYEGVEDVFIGQPAIIGAHGIVRPVNIPLSEAELQKMQASAAQLKDIIDDAFANPEIAAGVKN; encoded by the coding sequence ATGACTGCAACTAAACAACACAAAAAAGTGATCCTTGTCGGTGATGGTGCCGTAGGTTCTGCTTATGCATATGCCCTTGTAAACCAAGGTATTGGTCAAGAATTGGGTATCGTAGATATCAATAAAGACCGTACACAAGGTGACGCAGAGGATTTGAGCCACGCTTTGGCCTTCACTTCACCTAAGAAAATTTATTCAGCAGATTATTCTGATGCTCATGATGCAGATCTTGTTGTATTGACAGCTGGTTTGCCACAAAAACCAGGTGAAACTCGTCTTGAATTGGTTGAGAAAAACCTTCGTATCAACCAACAAATCGTATCTGAAATTGTTAAATCTGGCTTCAATGGTATTTTCCTTGTTGCTGCTAACCCAGTTGACGTTCTTACTTACTCAACTTGGAAATTCTCTGGTTTCCCTAAAGAACGTGTCATCGGTTCTGGTACTTCTCTTGACTCAGCTCGTTTCCGTCAAGCATTGGCTGAAAAAATCGGTATTGACGCTCGTTCAGTTCACGCTTACATCATGGGTGAACACGGTGACTCTGAATTTGCTGTTTGGTCACATGCAAACGTTGCTGGTGTGAAATTGTATGACTGGTTACAAGATAACCGCGATATTGATGAGCAAGGTCTTGTAGACTTGTTCGTATCTGTACGTGATGCAGCTTACTCAATCATCAATAAAAAAGGTGCTACATATTATGGTATCGGTGCTGCACTTGCACGTATCACAAAAGCTATCTTTGACGATGAAAATGCAGTACTTCCATTGTCAGTTTACCAAGCTGGTCAATACGAAGGTGTTGAAGATGTCTTCATCGGTCAACCAGCTATCATCGGTGCACATGGTATCGTTCGTCCAGTTAACATTCCATTGAGCGAAGCTGAATTGCAAAAAATGCAAGCATCTGCTGCACAATTGAAAGACATCATTGACGATGCTTTCGCTAACCCAGAGATCGCTGCTGGTGTTAAAAACTAA
- the gyrA gene encoding DNA gyrase subunit A, with amino-acid sequence MQDKNLVTVNLTNEMKTSFIDYAMSVIVARALPDVRDGLKPVHRRILYGMNELGITPDKPHKKSARITGDVMGKYHPHGDSAIYEAMVRMAQWWSYRHMLVDGHGNFGSMDGDGAAAQRYTEARMSKIALEMLRDINKNTVDFADNYDSSEREPEVLPARFPNLLVNGTTGIAVGMATNIPPHNLGETIDAVKLLMDNPDVTTREIMEVLPGPDFPTGALVMGKSGIHRAYETGKGSIVLRSRTEIEEYGNGRERIVVTEFPYMVNKSKVQEHIVKLVQEKRIEGITAVRDESNREGVRFVIEVRRDASANVILNNLFKQTQMQTNFSFNMLAIQNGVPKILSVRQILESYIEHQKEVVTRRTQFDKEKAEARAHILEGLLIALDHIDEVIRIIRNSETDALAQAELMERFDLSERQSQAILDMRLRRLTGLERDKIQSEYDELVALIADLTDILAKPERVVLIIKEELEEVKRKYADPRRTELMVGEVLSLEDEDLIEEADVLITLSNQGYIKRLAQDEFQAQKRGGRGVQGTGVKDDDFVRELVSTSTHDHLLFFTNKGRVYRLKGYEIPEYGRTAKGLPVVNLLKLEENESIQTIINVTKDQTADHYLFFATRQGIVKRTNVNEFSNIRQNGLKALNLKDDDELINVFLTDGQADVIMGTKFGYSVRFAETDVRNMGRTATGVRGIKLREGDHLVGATIVSDDQEVLVLSENGYGKRTPASEYPTKGRGGKGIITLKVADKNGPLAGLTTVQGDEDIMVITDTGVIIRTSIANISQTGRSTMGVKVMRLDEEAKIMTFALVDAADQKEQEE; translated from the coding sequence ATGCAAGACAAAAATTTAGTTACGGTAAATCTGACTAATGAGATGAAGACCTCTTTCATCGATTATGCCATGAGTGTAATCGTTGCACGCGCTCTTCCTGATGTACGTGATGGTCTTAAGCCAGTACACCGACGCATTCTTTATGGAATGAACGAACTTGGTATTACTCCAGATAAGCCACATAAAAAATCTGCACGTATCACTGGTGATGTAATGGGTAAATACCACCCACATGGTGATAGTGCTATTTATGAGGCAATGGTCCGTATGGCTCAATGGTGGAGCTATCGTCACATGCTGGTTGATGGTCATGGTAACTTTGGTTCCATGGACGGTGATGGTGCTGCTGCCCAGCGGTATACTGAGGCGCGCATGAGCAAGATTGCTCTTGAAATGTTGCGTGATATCAATAAAAACACGGTTGATTTTGCGGATAACTATGACTCGAGCGAGCGTGAGCCAGAAGTTCTTCCAGCTCGTTTCCCTAATCTATTGGTGAACGGGACTACTGGTATTGCGGTTGGTATGGCAACAAACATTCCTCCGCACAACTTGGGTGAAACCATTGATGCTGTTAAGCTCTTGATGGATAATCCTGATGTAACAACGCGTGAAATTATGGAAGTCCTACCTGGGCCAGACTTTCCAACAGGAGCTCTGGTTATGGGAAAATCTGGAATTCACCGTGCTTATGAAACTGGTAAAGGCTCAATTGTTCTTCGTTCTCGTACTGAAATTGAAGAATATGGAAACGGACGTGAACGTATCGTTGTTACTGAATTTCCATATATGGTCAATAAGTCCAAGGTTCAAGAGCATATTGTTAAATTGGTTCAAGAAAAACGTATTGAAGGCATTACAGCTGTTCGAGACGAATCTAACCGTGAAGGGGTTCGCTTTGTAATTGAAGTGCGTCGAGATGCCTCAGCTAATGTTATTTTGAACAATCTCTTTAAACAAACGCAAATGCAAACCAACTTTAGTTTCAATATGTTGGCTATTCAAAATGGGGTACCGAAGATTCTTTCTGTACGTCAAATTTTAGAGTCTTATATTGAACACCAAAAAGAAGTTGTTACACGTCGCACTCAATTTGATAAGGAAAAAGCAGAAGCACGCGCTCATATTTTAGAAGGCTTGCTGATTGCTCTGGACCATATTGATGAAGTCATACGTATCATTCGTAATTCAGAAACGGATGCGCTTGCTCAAGCTGAATTAATGGAACGATTTGACTTGTCCGAACGACAAAGTCAGGCTATCTTGGATATGCGTCTTCGTCGTTTGACCGGATTGGAACGTGATAAAATCCAGTCAGAGTATGACGAATTGGTTGCTTTGATCGCTGATTTAACAGATATTTTGGCAAAACCTGAACGTGTTGTCTTGATCATCAAAGAAGAACTAGAAGAAGTAAAACGCAAGTATGCTGACCCACGTCGTACTGAATTGATGGTTGGGGAAGTCCTTTCCTTGGAAGATGAGGACCTTATTGAGGAAGCAGATGTATTGATTACCTTATCCAACCAAGGCTATATCAAACGGTTGGCACAAGATGAATTCCAAGCTCAAAAACGTGGTGGACGTGGAGTCCAAGGTACAGGTGTGAAAGATGATGACTTCGTTCGCGAACTCGTATCAACCAGTACCCATGATCACCTGCTTTTCTTCACCAATAAGGGGCGTGTATATCGTCTCAAGGGCTATGAAATTCCTGAATATGGTCGAACTGCTAAAGGTCTTCCAGTTGTCAACTTATTGAAACTGGAAGAAAATGAGTCTATTCAGACCATTATCAATGTGACAAAGGATCAGACAGCGGATCACTATCTTTTCTTTGCGACGCGTCAAGGGATTGTTAAACGTACAAATGTAAATGAATTCTCCAATATTCGACAAAACGGTCTTAAGGCCTTGAATTTGAAAGATGATGATGAACTAATCAATGTTTTCCTTACTGATGGTCAAGCTGATGTTATTATGGGGACAAAATTTGGCTATTCTGTTCGATTTGCAGAAACAGATGTTCGAAATATGGGCCGTACTGCAACAGGCGTACGTGGAATAAAACTCCGTGAAGGAGATCATTTAGTTGGTGCGACCATTGTATCTGATGATCAGGAGGTGTTAGTCCTTTCAGAAAATGGTTATGGAAAACGTACTCCAGCATCTGAATATCCAACGAAAGGCCGCGGTGGTAAAGGTATCATCACTCTGAAAGTTGCTGATAAAAATGGCCCTCTTGCTGGTTTAACAACAGTACAGGGCGATGAAGATATTATGGTTATTACGGATACAGGAGTTATCATCCGTACAAGTATAGCTAATATCTCACAAACCGGTCGTTCAACAATGGGTGTTAAAGTCATGCGACTAGATGAAGAAGCAAAAATTATGACCTTTGCCTTAGTTGATGCAGCAGATCAGAAAGAGCAAGAGGAGTAG
- a CDS encoding class A sortase yields MSKRSPKKKGKNRTWMNLLALILFLISLALIFNTSIRNFIIGWNTNKYQITNISSEDIEKNKQADSTFDFEQVEAVSTEAILKAQWEAQRLPVIGGIAVPELGINLPIFKGVGNTSLMYGAGTMKETQEMGIGNYALASHHIFGVAGSANVLFSPLDRAEKGMKIYLTDKNTIYTYVIDSVEVVSPESVYVIDDVEGRTEVTLVTCTDYYSTQRIIVKGILEISIPYADASEDIKKAFSHGYNQYDYGQ; encoded by the coding sequence ATGTCAAAACGTTCACCGAAAAAGAAGGGCAAGAACAGAACATGGATGAATTTACTTGCCTTGATACTCTTTTTGATTTCACTAGCCCTTATTTTCAATACTTCGATTAGAAACTTTATTATTGGTTGGAATACTAATAAGTATCAGATTACAAATATCAGTTCTGAAGATATTGAAAAGAATAAACAAGCGGACTCAACTTTTGATTTTGAACAAGTTGAAGCCGTTTCGACGGAGGCTATTCTGAAGGCGCAATGGGAAGCACAGAGACTGCCCGTTATTGGTGGAATTGCTGTGCCTGAATTGGGAATTAATTTGCCAATTTTCAAGGGTGTAGGGAATACGTCGCTTATGTATGGAGCTGGAACGATGAAAGAGACTCAAGAAATGGGGATAGGAAACTATGCCCTAGCCAGTCACCATATCTTCGGTGTTGCCGGGTCTGCGAATGTTCTTTTCTCTCCTTTGGATCGAGCTGAAAAAGGAATGAAGATTTACCTAACTGATAAAAATACAATCTATACCTATGTGATTGATAGTGTTGAAGTTGTAAGTCCAGAAAGCGTCTATGTTATTGACGATGTCGAAGGACGTACAGAAGTGACTTTGGTTACTTGTACGGACTACTATTCAACACAAAGGATTATTGTAAAAGGTATTCTTGAAATTTCTATTCCATATGCTGATGCATCAGAGGATATAAAAAAAGCTTTCTCTCACGGATACAATCAGTATGATTATGGTCAATAA
- the radC gene encoding RadC family protein: MYQIDFKEESLLPRERLVEVGPERLSNQELLAIFIRTGTKNEPVTILSNKLLNQLENLANLRDLSIEELQTLTGIGRVKAIEIKAMIELGKRINQSHLLLNEQVLGSEKLGRKMIQEIGDKKQEHLVALYLNTQNQIIKQETIFIGSVNRSIAEPREILHHAIKCMATSVIIVHNHPSGSVHPSKNDLLFTENLKQSCDVLGLVLLDHLIVGNKNYYSFREESELF; encoded by the coding sequence ATGTATCAAATTGATTTTAAAGAAGAATCGCTTTTACCACGTGAGCGTTTAGTCGAAGTTGGGCCAGAACGCCTAAGTAATCAAGAGTTATTAGCTATTTTTATTCGAACGGGTACGAAAAACGAACCTGTCACCATTTTATCCAATAAATTATTGAATCAATTGGAGAATTTAGCAAATTTAAGAGATTTATCTATCGAAGAATTGCAGACTTTAACGGGTATTGGTCGTGTAAAAGCAATAGAGATTAAAGCCATGATTGAGCTCGGAAAACGGATCAATCAATCCCACTTGTTGCTAAATGAACAAGTACTAGGTAGTGAAAAATTGGGTCGCAAGATGATTCAAGAAATTGGAGATAAAAAACAAGAGCATCTGGTTGCGCTCTATCTCAATACACAAAATCAAATCATCAAACAGGAGACAATATTTATTGGAAGTGTGAATCGTAGTATTGCAGAACCACGGGAAATCCTGCATCATGCTATCAAATGCATGGCCACATCAGTAATTATTGTCCATAATCACCCTTCGGGGTCGGTTCACCCTAGTAAGAATGACTTACTTTTTACAGAAAATTTAAAACAGTCCTGCGATGTGCTAGGACTGGTCTTATTAGATCATTTAATTGTAGGTAATAAAAATTACTATTCCTTCCGAGAGGAAAGTGAGCTGTTTTAG
- a CDS encoding gamma-glutamyl-gamma-aminobutyrate hydrolase family protein, which yields MSQPIIGISGNHYKTGDHTEPLLSYTQTCLVNAIEDAGGIPLILPVTRPELAEQYMKLVDKLVLTGGQNVEPIHYQEKLLIDSSNYFPERDRFELALIEAAHHQEKPIFGICRGLQLYNVAQGGSLHQEVLGHWQENTGNQPSQDLYFPIESQLSQIYAQEPTVNSFHRQAINKLAPSLEIIALSPDKQTIEAVQSTRDSHTFLGVQWHPELLYGERETENRLFDYIVNQF from the coding sequence ATGAGTCAACCAATCATTGGAATTTCTGGAAATCATTATAAAACAGGGGATCATACAGAACCCCTGCTTTCTTATACTCAAACTTGCTTAGTGAATGCTATTGAAGATGCTGGTGGCATTCCACTAATTTTACCAGTCACTCGGCCAGAACTTGCTGAGCAGTATATGAAACTAGTTGATAAATTAGTATTGACTGGTGGACAAAATGTTGAGCCTATTCACTATCAGGAAAAATTACTCATAGATAGTAGCAATTATTTTCCTGAGCGAGATCGATTTGAACTAGCACTGATAGAAGCTGCTCACCATCAAGAAAAACCTATATTTGGCATTTGTAGAGGCCTGCAGCTCTATAACGTCGCCCAAGGTGGCAGTCTCCATCAAGAGGTTTTAGGGCATTGGCAGGAAAATACCGGCAATCAACCTAGCCAAGATCTCTATTTCCCAATTGAAAGCCAATTATCACAGATCTATGCTCAGGAGCCAACCGTTAATTCATTCCATCGCCAAGCAATCAACAAATTAGCTCCCTCTTTGGAAATTATTGCCCTATCCCCAGATAAACAAACCATTGAAGCGGTACAGTCTACAAGAGACTCTCATACCTTTTTGGGTGTTCAATGGCATCCTGAATTACTTTACGGCGAACGAGAGACGGAAAATAGGCTATTTGATTACATCGTCAATCAGTTCTAA